The Sphingomonas sp. KR3-1 genome has a window encoding:
- the gloB gene encoding hydroxyacylglutathione hydrolase, giving the protein MPLEIVRIPAMSDNYIWLVHDKRTFKTAVVDPGVAAPVLAEIKKRGWKLNAILNTHWHPDHTGGNAELKAETGAIIIAPSGEGTRIPGADWLAGGSNKIKVGQHVAQVLEVPGHTAGHIAYHFAEDGILFVGDTLFAMGCGRLFEGTAEQMFRNMQLFRTLPPETVVYCAHEYTQANGRFALTVEPDNEALQARMAEVDALREAGEPTVPTTIGAELETNPFLRAESAEQLAERRAAKDAF; this is encoded by the coding sequence ATGCCACTCGAAATCGTTCGCATTCCCGCGATGAGCGACAATTATATCTGGCTGGTTCACGACAAGCGCACGTTCAAGACCGCAGTGGTCGATCCGGGCGTGGCAGCGCCCGTGCTTGCCGAGATCAAGAAGCGCGGCTGGAAGCTCAACGCCATCCTCAACACGCATTGGCACCCCGATCACACCGGCGGCAATGCCGAGCTCAAGGCCGAGACCGGGGCGATCATCATCGCGCCGTCGGGCGAGGGCACGCGCATCCCGGGGGCCGACTGGCTCGCGGGGGGCAGCAACAAGATCAAGGTCGGCCAGCACGTCGCCCAGGTCCTCGAAGTGCCGGGGCACACCGCGGGGCACATCGCCTATCACTTCGCCGAGGACGGCATCCTGTTCGTCGGCGACACGCTGTTCGCGATGGGCTGCGGCCGGCTGTTCGAAGGAACGGCGGAGCAGATGTTCCGCAACATGCAGCTGTTCCGCACGCTGCCGCCCGAGACGGTGGTCTATTGCGCGCATGAATATACCCAGGCGAACGGACGCTTCGCGCTGACGGTGGAGCCGGACAACGAGGCGCTGCAGGCGCGGATGGCCGAGGTCGATGCGCTGCGCGAGGCGGGTGAGCCGACCGTGCCGACGACGATCGGGGCGGAGCTGGAGACCAATCCGTTCCTGCGCGCCGAGAGCGCGGAGCAACTCGCCGAGCGCCGCGCGGCGAAGGATGCATTCTGA